CACAAACACACCGAGACTCGGGAGGGTTCGTAAGAGAGTATGGCTAAAGAGGTATTCAAGCGGGACAAGCCGCACGTGAACGTTGGTACGATAGGGCACGTGGACCACGGCAAGACTACGTTGACCGCGGCGATCACCGAGGTGTTGAGCAAGAAGGGCTGGGCGGAGTACATACCGTTC
This DNA window, taken from Nitrospinota bacterium, encodes the following:
- the tuf gene encoding elongation factor Tu (EF-Tu; promotes GTP-dependent binding of aminoacyl-tRNA to the A-site of ribosomes during protein biosynthesis; when the tRNA anticodon matches the mRNA codon, GTP hydrolysis results; the inactive EF-Tu-GDP leaves the ribosome and release of GDP is promoted by elongation factor Ts; many prokaryotes have two copies of the gene encoding EF-Tu), whose product is MAKEVFKRDKPHVNVGTIGHVDHGKTTLTAAITEVLSKKGWAEYIPF